A single window of Chloroflexota bacterium DNA harbors:
- a CDS encoding cytochrome C oxidase subunit IV family protein has protein sequence MEWASRQGLDTAALKKAKVPIFGKWYFPDLPANVPLVNLSTGEVEQFPPGYRAGAVLYAKEEDLKRAGLGPYKGAATVAAAPSAPAAEPVAAAPAAVAAAPRPAAPATHVPAAHAPAVHAAPAHAPAHDGGHATAAHAAHGVEEHAHPGSQTYIVVALILCVITAIEVAVYYIPALLDFIFAILIFLSAVKFVMVVGWFMHLKFDHKSFTWYFGGGLAVAIALVMALIALQIATHGHPPGDGNARVFPSGIAAPASAPAPSGGH, from the coding sequence ATGGAGTGGGCGAGCCGGCAGGGGCTGGACACCGCCGCACTCAAAAAGGCCAAGGTGCCGATCTTCGGGAAGTGGTACTTCCCGGATCTGCCGGCCAACGTGCCGCTGGTGAACCTCAGCACCGGCGAGGTGGAGCAGTTCCCGCCCGGGTATCGCGCGGGAGCGGTCCTCTACGCCAAGGAAGAGGATCTGAAGCGGGCCGGCCTCGGACCGTACAAGGGCGCAGCGACGGTTGCCGCCGCGCCGTCTGCTCCTGCTGCTGAGCCGGTCGCGGCGGCGCCGGCCGCCGTTGCCGCTGCGCCCCGGCCGGCCGCGCCGGCCACCCATGTGCCGGCCGCCCATGCGCCGGCTGTGCACGCTGCGCCGGCTCACGCCCCGGCTCATGATGGTGGGCATGCGACGGCTGCTCACGCGGCGCACGGCGTCGAGGAGCACGCGCATCCCGGCTCGCAGACCTACATCGTGGTGGCCCTGATCCTCTGCGTCATCACGGCGATCGAGGTGGCGGTCTACTACATCCCCGCCCTGCTTGACTTCATCTTCGCGATCCTGATCTTCCTCTCGGCGGTCAAGTTCGTGATGGTCGTCGGGTGGTTCATGCACCTGAAGTTCGATCACAAGTCGTTCACCTGGTATTTCGGGGGCGGCCTCGCCGTGGCGATCGCACTGGTGATGGCGCTGATCGCGCTGCAGATCGCCACGCACGGCCACCCGCCGGGCGATGGCAATGCCCGTGTGTTCCCGTCAGGGATCGCCGCGCCGGCATCAGCGCCAGCGCCGTCTGGCGGCCACTAG
- the ctaD gene encoding cytochrome c oxidase subunit I → MAVTLPRPAPAAPAQAAPEYGTLPAYHGIVSWLTTVDHKRIGLMYGVSAFIFFIVGGIEALMIRMQLAVPSNTFVSPDAYNQLFTMHGTTMIFLFVMPMSVAFFNYIVPLQIGAADVAFPRLNAFSFWTFLFGAIFINISYFFDGLPDAGWFGYAPLSTVTYSPGHRLDFWALGLQVLGVASMAGAFNFMVTIINLRAPGMTLMRMPIFTWNTLITSFLLVFAFPAITVALILLTFDRLFGTNFYYAPRGGDPLLWQHLFWIFGHPEVYILILPPMGMVSEILPVFSRKPLFGYPFVVYATVAIGFIGFGVWSHHMFTTGLGPIANSFFAASTMLIAVPTGVKVFNWMGTMWGGSIRFTTPMMYAIAFVSMFTIGGLSGVMHAVVPIDMHHQDSYFVVAHFHYVLFGGAIFGLIGGMVFWWPKITGRFMDEKIGKWAFWLIFAGFNLTFGPMHFLGVDGMPRRIYIYGENQGWSGGWIYNPFGGGWQHVQWLGWNMVATIGAFTIALGVAVFIYNIYQSMRKPKSAGNDPWDAATLEWSLPSPPPIYNFAVPPVVRSRDAYWAWKRRPQAVEAGETEATLTIAGHTVGHAEFDEPVTEEYLAQEANERYIDPRSMHLPNPSFFPLVCALGLVCLAAGLIFGYALSVAGVLYLIVGIGGWALEPAS, encoded by the coding sequence ATGGCAGTCACCCTTCCCCGACCCGCTCCGGCTGCGCCTGCTCAGGCCGCACCGGAATACGGCACGCTGCCGGCCTATCACGGCATCGTCAGCTGGCTGACGACCGTCGATCACAAGCGCATCGGCCTGATGTACGGCGTGTCGGCGTTCATCTTCTTCATCGTCGGCGGCATCGAAGCCCTGATGATCCGCATGCAGCTGGCCGTGCCGAGCAACACGTTCGTCTCGCCAGACGCGTACAACCAGCTCTTCACGATGCACGGCACGACGATGATCTTCCTCTTCGTCATGCCGATGAGCGTCGCCTTCTTCAACTACATCGTGCCGCTCCAGATCGGCGCTGCAGACGTGGCGTTCCCACGCCTGAACGCCTTCAGCTTCTGGACCTTCCTCTTCGGCGCGATCTTCATCAACATCAGCTACTTCTTCGATGGCCTGCCGGACGCTGGCTGGTTCGGCTACGCGCCGCTCTCGACGGTCACCTACTCCCCGGGCCACCGGCTGGACTTCTGGGCGCTCGGCCTGCAGGTGCTGGGCGTGGCCTCGATGGCTGGTGCGTTCAACTTCATGGTGACGATCATCAACCTCCGCGCGCCGGGTATGACCCTGATGCGGATGCCGATCTTCACCTGGAACACGCTCATCACGTCGTTCCTGCTGGTGTTCGCCTTCCCGGCCATCACCGTCGCCCTGATCCTGCTCACGTTCGACCGCCTCTTCGGCACGAACTTCTACTACGCGCCCCGCGGCGGCGATCCGCTGCTCTGGCAGCACCTGTTCTGGATCTTCGGGCACCCCGAGGTGTACATCCTGATCCTGCCCCCGATGGGCATGGTCTCCGAGATCCTGCCGGTCTTCTCGCGCAAGCCGCTGTTCGGCTACCCGTTCGTGGTCTACGCAACGGTAGCCATCGGGTTCATCGGCTTCGGCGTGTGGAGCCACCACATGTTCACGACGGGCCTCGGGCCGATCGCGAACTCGTTCTTCGCGGCCAGCACCATGCTGATCGCGGTGCCCACAGGCGTGAAGGTCTTCAACTGGATGGGCACGATGTGGGGCGGCTCGATCCGCTTCACCACGCCGATGATGTACGCCATCGCGTTCGTCTCGATGTTCACCATTGGCGGCCTCAGCGGCGTCATGCACGCGGTCGTGCCGATCGACATGCACCACCAGGACTCGTACTTCGTGGTGGCGCACTTCCACTACGTGCTGTTCGGCGGGGCGATCTTCGGCCTGATCGGCGGCATGGTGTTCTGGTGGCCGAAGATCACCGGCCGATTCATGGATGAGAAGATCGGCAAGTGGGCCTTCTGGCTGATATTCGCCGGCTTCAACCTGACCTTCGGCCCGATGCACTTCCTGGGCGTCGACGGGATGCCGCGCCGGATCTACATCTACGGCGAGAACCAGGGCTGGTCTGGCGGGTGGATCTACAACCCGTTTGGCGGCGGCTGGCAGCACGTCCAGTGGCTCGGCTGGAACATGGTCGCGACCATCGGCGCGTTCACCATCGCCCTCGGCGTGGCCGTGTTCATCTACAACATCTACCAGTCCATGCGGAAGCCGAAGTCGGCCGGCAACGATCCGTGGGATGCCGCTACGCTCGAATGGAGCCTGCCGTCCCCGCCGCCGATCTACAACTTCGCGGTGCCGCCGGTGGTGCGCTCGCGGGATGCGTACTGGGCCTGGAAGCGCCGCCCGCAGGCCGTCGAGGCTGGTGAGACCGAGGCGACGCTGACCATTGCCGGGCACACGGTTGGGCACGCCGAGTTCGACGAGCCGGTGACCGAGGAGTACCTCGCGCAGGAGGCCAACGAGCGGTACATCGATCCGCGCTCGATGCACCTGCCGAACCCCTCGTTCTTCCCGTTGGTCTGTGCCCTTGGCCTGGTGTGTCTGGCGGCTGGCCTGATCTTCGGGTACGCGCTGTCCGTCGCGGGCGTGCTGTACCTGATCGTCGGCATCGGCGGCTGGGCGCTCGAGCCGGCAAGCTAG
- a CDS encoding peptidase C39 family protein — protein MRVLLLVLAVVLGAGVSMSGWPPAASPTAHAADVPVHELWRADRTTGFEDWSFQGARAADGRLALAEVSADAEAGTFAGLERPAGVAGLAVSPVKTTTTTFRELIASWNAQTPAGSWIEVRVRAQVGGPDGRWTRWYDLGSWASDAGPERRQSVKNQRDADGRVSTDTIMLAEAATAYQVALTLRADAPTAADALAADRAPSVSLVAVLASSPSPTARPLESASGALGVTLPVPERSQMVYPNGGPVWCSPTSTSMVMAYWGERLGDPALDRPVPEVAAAVYDVVYRGNGNWPFNTAYASQFGLTAYVSRMSSLAQVERWIEAGIPVVASLAWSPGELGNAAVPSTDGHLLVIVGFTPAGDVVVNDPAADPRLGISVRRVYPRPAMERLWLTHSGGTVYLIYPPSVAPPATDVAFGAW, from the coding sequence ATGCGCGTGCTCCTGCTGGTGCTGGCGGTCGTGCTGGGAGCCGGCGTCAGCATGAGCGGCTGGCCGCCGGCCGCGTCGCCCACGGCGCACGCCGCCGATGTGCCGGTCCACGAGCTGTGGCGCGCCGACCGCACGACCGGCTTCGAGGACTGGAGCTTCCAGGGCGCGCGGGCAGCGGACGGTCGCCTGGCGCTTGCCGAGGTGAGCGCCGACGCCGAAGCCGGCACCTTCGCGGGCCTGGAGCGGCCGGCCGGCGTGGCCGGGCTGGCGGTCAGCCCCGTCAAGACCACCACCACCACCTTTCGCGAGCTGATCGCCTCCTGGAACGCGCAGACGCCGGCCGGCAGTTGGATCGAGGTGCGGGTGCGCGCGCAGGTCGGCGGGCCAGACGGCCGCTGGACCCGCTGGTACGATCTCGGCTCCTGGGCCTCCGACGCCGGGCCGGAGCGCCGCCAGAGCGTCAAGAACCAGCGCGACGCCGATGGCCGCGTCTCCACCGACACCATCATGCTGGCGGAGGCGGCGACAGCCTATCAGGTGGCTCTGACCCTGCGCGCCGATGCTCCCACCGCTGCCGACGCCCTCGCCGCTGACCGCGCCCCCTCGGTGTCGCTGGTAGCGGTCCTGGCTTCGTCGCCATCCCCGACGGCGCGCCCGCTTGAGAGCGCGAGCGGCGCGCTGGGCGTCACCCTGCCCGTGCCCGAGCGCTCGCAGATGGTCTACCCGAACGGCGGCCCGGTCTGGTGCAGCCCGACCTCCACCAGCATGGTGATGGCGTACTGGGGGGAGCGCCTCGGCGATCCGGCCCTCGACCGTCCCGTGCCCGAGGTCGCCGCCGCCGTCTACGACGTGGTCTATCGTGGCAACGGCAACTGGCCGTTCAACACGGCCTACGCCAGCCAGTTCGGGCTGACTGCCTACGTCAGCCGGATGTCCTCGCTGGCCCAGGTCGAGCGCTGGATCGAGGCCGGCATCCCGGTCGTTGCCAGCCTTGCGTGGTCGCCCGGGGAGCTTGGGAACGCCGCCGTGCCATCCACAGACGGCCATTTGCTGGTCATCGTCGGGTTCACGCCGGCCGGAGATGTCGTCGTCAACGACCCGGCCGCCGATCCTCGCCTGGGGATCTCCGTGCGGCGAGTCTACCCACGCCCCGCGATGGAGCGGCTCTGGCTGACGCACTCCGGCGGGACGGTCTATCTGATCTACCCGCCGTCGGTCGCGCCACCGGCGACGGACGTGGCGTTCGGCGCATGGTAA
- a CDS encoding cytochrome c oxidase subunit 3 codes for MWLFLASDCMFFGSLIGTFMVYKGRSIVGPSPHDIFDIPYTSVSAFVLLMSSLTMVLALAAIQRNDQIRARIWLITTALLGSVFIGGQYYEFTVFYQEGLTLSHSLFGSSFFTLTGFHGAHVSLGIFWLLYLVAGSFTGRLSGPDKALWVEIAGLYWHFVDIVWIVIFTVVYLLP; via the coding sequence ATGTGGCTGTTCCTGGCCTCAGACTGCATGTTCTTCGGCTCGCTGATCGGCACGTTCATGGTCTACAAGGGCCGGAGCATCGTCGGCCCGAGCCCCCACGACATCTTCGACATCCCGTACACGTCGGTCAGCGCCTTCGTGCTCCTGATGAGCTCGCTGACGATGGTGCTGGCGCTCGCCGCCATCCAGCGGAACGATCAGATTCGGGCGCGCATCTGGCTGATCACCACCGCGCTGCTCGGCTCGGTGTTCATCGGCGGCCAGTACTACGAGTTCACCGTCTTCTACCAGGAGGGCCTGACCCTCTCGCACAGCCTGTTCGGCTCGTCGTTCTTCACGCTGACGGGCTTCCACGGCGCGCACGTGTCGCTCGGGATCTTCTGGCTGCTGTATCTGGTCGCTGGATCGTTCACCGGGCGGCTCAGCGGGCCTGACAAGGCGTTGTGGGTGGAGATCGCCGGTCTCTACTGGCACTTCGTCGATATCGTCTGGATCGTGATCTTCACGGTCGTGTACCTTCTGCCGTAA
- a CDS encoding cytochrome c oxidase assembly protein translates to MSLLLSLTALAQAATAAAQAGPSAIPPFTWSSWSGDGVLRGGLLLLAGVYLLGVGPLRKQYRLGPPASKGQIALYLSGVFCLLVALEGPIHELSDTYLFSAHMVQHMLLIYAAPPLMLLGMPGWLLRPVLRLPGVMRLARGLTNPFVALLGFNLVFSLYHIPLYYNAVVADHRLHVAAHLVFIVLAVMTWWPILSPLSELPRLSYPLQMLYVFAQTFSGFIVGSFITNARTILYTFYLDAPRTWGLSPQDDQQLGGLIMWIVGGFYLLIVYSVIFFAWANAEGVHDDVAVPIRPRPRRAVPGQVTGGDGQAAAGQGRNGQAAGEHGVNGQGASGQPATAAGSSVRSGAPSDEGDGTRQAAGSPLDLGARHVVTSAPDRSRLN, encoded by the coding sequence ATGTCCCTTTTGCTCTCCCTCACCGCGTTGGCTCAGGCTGCCACGGCGGCAGCGCAGGCCGGGCCGTCCGCCATCCCGCCCTTCACCTGGAGCAGCTGGTCCGGTGACGGCGTTCTCCGAGGCGGGCTGCTCCTGCTGGCAGGGGTCTACCTGCTGGGCGTGGGGCCGCTCCGGAAGCAGTATCGTCTGGGGCCGCCCGCCAGCAAGGGGCAGATCGCGCTGTACCTGAGCGGCGTGTTCTGCCTGCTGGTTGCGCTTGAAGGCCCCATCCACGAGTTGAGCGACACCTACCTGTTCAGCGCGCACATGGTGCAGCACATGCTGCTGATCTACGCCGCGCCACCGTTGATGCTGCTCGGCATGCCGGGCTGGCTGCTGCGGCCCGTGCTGCGGCTGCCCGGCGTGATGCGGCTCGCCCGAGGCCTGACGAACCCGTTTGTGGCGCTGCTCGGCTTCAACCTCGTCTTCTCGCTCTACCACATCCCGCTGTACTACAACGCCGTCGTCGCGGATCATCGCCTGCACGTGGCGGCGCATCTCGTCTTCATTGTGCTGGCCGTGATGACCTGGTGGCCGATCCTGAGCCCGCTCTCGGAGCTGCCGCGCCTGTCCTATCCGCTCCAGATGCTCTACGTCTTCGCGCAGACGTTCTCCGGGTTCATCGTCGGCTCGTTCATCACCAATGCGCGGACGATCCTCTACACGTTTTACCTGGACGCCCCGCGCACCTGGGGACTCTCGCCGCAGGACGATCAGCAACTGGGCGGGCTGATCATGTGGATCGTCGGCGGGTTCTACCTGCTGATAGTCTACAGCGTGATCTTCTTCGCCTGGGCCAACGCCGAGGGCGTCCACGACGACGTGGCCGTGCCGATCCGCCCTCGGCCGCGCCGGGCTGTTCCTGGACAGGTCACCGGGGGTGACGGGCAGGCGGCGGCCGGGCAGGGGCGGAATGGGCAGGCTGCCGGCGAGCACGGGGTCAACGGACAAGGCGCGAGTGGGCAGCCGGCGACGGCGGCCGGCTCATCCGTGCGGTCTGGCGCTCCGTCGGACGAGGGGGACGGGACGCGGCAGGCGGCAGGCTCGCCCCTGGATCTCGGGGCGCGGCACGTCGTGACGTCAGCGCCGGACCGGTCGCGCCTGAACTGA